In a single window of the Bacteroidia bacterium genome:
- a CDS encoding NifU family protein, which yields MNETAQIALKAKVEKALEQIRPYLEADGGNVELEEVTPDGVALLRLTGACQSCSMSMMTLKSGIEATVRRAVPEIKSVEAINIDIPGF from the coding sequence ATGAATGAAACAGCACAAATAGCTCTTAAAGCGAAAGTCGAAAAAGCGCTGGAACAGATCCGTCCTTATCTCGAAGCAGATGGCGGCAATGTGGAACTGGAGGAAGTAACACCTGATGGTGTTGCTCTGCTCCGGCTCACCGGCGCCTGTCAGTCCTGTTCAATGAGCATGATGACTCTGAAATCGGGGATTGAAGCCACGGTGCGGCGTGCTGTACCGGAGATAAAATCAGTCGAGGCGATCAATATTGATATTCCGGGCTTCTGA
- a CDS encoding Mrp/NBP35 family ATP-binding protein: MAITKEKVLEALRNVEDPDLKKDIVTLGMVRDLRVEGSNVSFTIMLTTPACPMKDMIHNAAKNAIIHYVDKQAVINIKMDASVTSRKNALLPSVKNIIAVASGKGGVGKSTVAANLALALSSMGAKVGLVDADIYGPSVPIMFDAVFDKPGVVTVDGKNKMVPVQAHGIQIMSIGFFADPDQAIPWRGPMATRALTQLFTDVHWGELDYMIVDLPPGTGDIHLSLVQSVPLSGVVIVSTPQQVALADARKGIAMFRMSQLKVPVLGMVENMAYFSPAELPHNKYYIFGKEGAKSLAAQLEIPFLGEIPLIQSICESGDAGRPVVLQENTPQSLAFLSVARNIAQQLAILNARPKENVQETSTADQHE; the protein is encoded by the coding sequence ATGGCCATCACGAAAGAAAAAGTACTGGAGGCTCTGCGTAACGTAGAGGATCCGGATCTGAAGAAGGATATTGTAACGCTTGGTATGGTGCGCGACCTCCGGGTGGAAGGGAGCAATGTCTCTTTCACCATTATGCTCACAACCCCTGCATGCCCCATGAAGGACATGATACATAATGCGGCAAAGAATGCAATCATTCATTATGTGGATAAGCAGGCGGTGATCAACATAAAAATGGATGCCAGTGTTACCTCCAGGAAGAATGCATTACTTCCTTCTGTAAAGAATATCATTGCTGTTGCCTCGGGGAAGGGTGGAGTGGGGAAGTCCACGGTAGCGGCGAACTTGGCTCTCGCACTCTCCTCAATGGGTGCAAAGGTAGGTTTGGTTGACGCAGACATTTATGGGCCGTCGGTTCCTATCATGTTTGATGCCGTGTTCGACAAACCTGGAGTGGTGACTGTAGATGGTAAAAATAAAATGGTGCCTGTGCAGGCTCACGGTATTCAGATTATGTCTATCGGATTTTTTGCCGACCCGGATCAGGCCATTCCCTGGCGCGGACCAATGGCCACGCGGGCACTCACACAGCTGTTCACTGATGTTCATTGGGGTGAATTGGATTATATGATCGTAGATCTTCCTCCGGGAACGGGCGATATTCACCTTTCACTGGTTCAGTCTGTACCTCTCTCAGGTGTAGTCATTGTCAGCACACCTCAGCAGGTGGCGCTGGCAGATGCCCGGAAAGGTATTGCAATGTTCCGTATGTCTCAGCTTAAGGTGCCGGTTCTCGGTATGGTAGAAAACATGGCGTATTTCTCACCGGCGGAGCTTCCTCATAACAAATATTATATTTTCGGCAAGGAAGGAGCGAAGTCGTTGGCTGCACAATTGGAAATTCCATTTCTGGGCGAAATCCCTTTAATACAAAGTATTTGTGAATCAGGAGATGCGGGCAGACCCGTTGTGCTGCAAGAAAATACCCCACAGTCTCTTGCTTTTCTCAGCGTGGCCCGGAATATTGCACAACAACTGGCTATTTTGAATGCCCGCCCGAAGGAAAATGTTCAGGAAACCAGCACCGCCGATCAACATGAATGA
- a CDS encoding glycosyltransferase has translation MQKKAPLVIISPLNWGMGHATRCVPVIQELLEAGCRVQIVAEGRGADFLSNAFPQLSIEAFPGYEITYPGEGGNMMMRMVKNTPGILRGIKKENEKLQELVAKTGADAVISDNRYGMHHPRIPSIFITHQVNIKAPFGESLIAVMNQRYIRKFNECWIPDEAGAENLSGDLGHTLRFSYHRRYIGALSRFTSSGVKKEKKFDLTLLLSGPEPQRTVLENLLYEEVKNQMQRKPELKTAWVRGMPDKPASTSHLPGVVMPHAADETLRDIIESSTMIIARPGYSTLMDLERLGAKAAFIPTPGQTEQEYLGHRLMDLGIALCMKQGKIDLSFAIESSGDYKGFSGKPAGSQLRTAVAELCRLFQGKGEH, from the coding sequence ATGCAGAAAAAAGCTCCCCTGGTAATTATTTCTCCGCTGAACTGGGGCATGGGGCATGCTACCCGCTGTGTGCCGGTAATACAGGAATTACTAGAAGCGGGATGCAGGGTACAAATTGTAGCAGAGGGGCGAGGAGCCGACTTTCTGAGCAATGCATTTCCGCAGCTGTCTATCGAAGCTTTTCCCGGTTATGAGATCACCTACCCGGGGGAAGGCGGAAATATGATGATGCGTATGGTAAAAAACACACCGGGAATACTGAGAGGAATAAAAAAGGAAAATGAAAAATTGCAGGAATTGGTTGCCAAAACGGGGGCAGACGCTGTGATTTCAGACAACAGGTATGGTATGCACCATCCCAGGATTCCGTCCATTTTTATCACCCACCAGGTCAATATCAAAGCGCCTTTTGGAGAAAGTCTTATCGCTGTTATGAATCAGCGGTACATACGAAAATTCAACGAATGCTGGATCCCCGATGAGGCGGGGGCAGAAAACCTCAGTGGGGATCTTGGACATACCCTTCGGTTTTCTTATCACCGCAGGTATATTGGTGCCCTTTCACGATTCACTTCTTCGGGTGTAAAAAAAGAAAAAAAGTTCGATCTCACCCTCTTGCTTTCCGGGCCCGAACCACAGCGTACCGTACTGGAAAACTTACTCTATGAAGAAGTGAAAAACCAGATGCAACGCAAGCCGGAATTAAAAACAGCCTGGGTGCGTGGAATGCCGGATAAACCGGCAAGTACCTCCCACCTGCCCGGGGTAGTAATGCCTCATGCAGCGGACGAAACACTCCGGGATATTATTGAGAGCAGTACCATGATTATAGCGCGGCCCGGATATTCCACACTGATGGATCTGGAAAGACTTGGGGCAAAAGCAGCCTTCATCCCCACCCCGGGTCAAACGGAACAGGAATATCTTGGACATCGTCTGATGGATCTTGGAATCGCTCTTTGCATGAAGCAGGGAAAGATTGATCTCTCTTTCGCCATTGAATCTTCAGGAGACTATAAAGGATTTTCCGGAAAACCAGCAGGTTCGCAACTGCGGACAGCGGTCGCGGAACTATGCAGGCTTTTTCAGGGTAAAGGTGAACACTGA
- a CDS encoding MGMT family protein, which translates to MQKHGSFFNDVYDVVRLVPKGRVTTYGAIAKYLGSAGSSRMVGWAMNASHQAKPLVPAHRVVNRNGMLTGKHHFDDPDEMQRRLKAEGIKVAKDKVLKFNKLFWDPGTELSL; encoded by the coding sequence GTGCAAAAGCATGGAAGTTTCTTCAATGATGTGTATGATGTGGTTCGCCTCGTTCCTAAAGGAAGAGTAACCACTTACGGAGCCATTGCAAAGTACCTCGGTTCGGCCGGTAGCTCCCGGATGGTGGGATGGGCAATGAATGCTTCCCATCAGGCTAAACCACTGGTACCCGCACACCGCGTGGTGAACAGAAATGGGATGCTTACCGGAAAACATCACTTTGATGATCCGGATGAAATGCAACGAAGGCTTAAAGCGGAAGGAATTAAAGTAGCTAAGGATAAGGTATTGAAATTCAATAAGTTGTTTTGGGATCCGGGAACAGAACTCTCACTTTGA
- a CDS encoding deoxyhypusine synthase family protein, giving the protein MEKGPISRFIDTHYRHFNAAALKDAAMGYEDHLNAGGKMMVTLAGAMSTGELGISLAEMIRQDKIQIISCTGANLEEDLMNLVAHKSYKRVPHYRDLTPKDEWELLENGFNRVTDTCIPEDEAFRRLQKHIYKLWKEANDKGERYFPHEFMYKMLLSGVLEQYYEIDPKNSWMLAAAEKNLPIVVPGWEDSTMGNIFASYCIKGELKSTTMKSGIDYMVWLTDWYRKNSGGKGVGFFQIGGGIAGDFPICVVPMMYQDLEWKEVPFWSYFCQISDSTTSYGSYSGAVPNEKITWGKLDINTPKFIVESDATIVAPLIFSWILGW; this is encoded by the coding sequence ATGGAGAAAGGTCCTATATCCCGCTTTATTGACACACACTACCGGCATTTTAACGCAGCGGCGCTGAAAGATGCAGCCATGGGTTATGAAGATCACCTGAACGCAGGTGGGAAAATGATGGTAACGCTGGCAGGCGCAATGAGCACCGGTGAACTTGGCATTTCCCTCGCCGAGATGATTCGTCAGGATAAAATTCAGATTATCTCCTGCACGGGGGCCAACCTCGAGGAAGATCTGATGAATCTGGTAGCACATAAATCCTACAAACGCGTACCACATTACCGGGATCTGACACCAAAAGATGAATGGGAACTCCTGGAGAATGGATTCAACCGTGTCACTGACACCTGCATTCCGGAGGACGAAGCCTTTCGGCGTTTGCAGAAACATATTTACAAACTCTGGAAAGAAGCCAATGACAAGGGGGAACGTTACTTCCCACACGAATTTATGTACAAAATGCTTTTAAGCGGCGTACTGGAGCAGTACTACGAGATTGATCCGAAAAACTCATGGATGCTGGCCGCCGCAGAGAAGAATCTTCCCATTGTTGTTCCGGGCTGGGAGGATTCCACTATGGGAAATATTTTTGCCTCGTATTGCATCAAAGGAGAACTGAAGTCAACCACAATGAAGAGTGGCATTGATTACATGGTATGGCTGACTGACTGGTACCGAAAAAACTCTGGCGGTAAAGGAGTGGGATTTTTCCAGATTGGAGGAGGTATTGCCGGAGACTTTCCAATATGTGTTGTTCCCATGATGTACCAGGATCTGGAATGGAAAGAAGTTCCATTCTGGAGTTATTTTTGTCAGATCTCTGATTCCACCACTTCCTACGGCTCTTATTCAGGCGCGGTGCCGAACGAAAAGATCACCTGGGGGAAGCTGGATATCAATACACCCAAGTTCATCGTGGAAAGTGATGCAACCATTGTAGCACCATTGATCTTTTCCTGGATACTGGGTTGGTGA
- the phoU gene encoding phosphate signaling complex protein PhoU produces MSHLDTEIKILKADTIEMWKLVALQLGKTYDALTTFDRDLAREVISGEKRVNAFELKIDRDCENMFALFQPVAIDLRFVLATLKINSNLERIGDIAESISRFVLDVEEDFNKELLTITRITTMFQTANAMVNDTLRAFELEDTRLARTAFKMDETLDQINNSASHVISDCIQKYPDQIRHALHVLSMIRKLERVGDQTKNMAEEIIFMVEAKVLKHGTKKE; encoded by the coding sequence ATGTCACACCTCGATACAGAAATTAAAATCCTGAAGGCCGATACCATTGAAATGTGGAAACTTGTCGCTCTGCAACTCGGAAAAACGTATGACGCACTCACAACTTTTGACCGCGACCTTGCCCGTGAAGTGATTTCAGGCGAAAAGCGGGTGAATGCATTTGAGTTAAAAATAGACAGAGATTGTGAGAACATGTTCGCTCTTTTCCAACCTGTAGCGATCGACCTCCGTTTTGTTCTTGCTACCCTGAAAATCAATTCGAATCTTGAACGCATCGGCGACATTGCGGAAAGCATCTCGCGTTTCGTTCTGGATGTGGAGGAGGATTTCAATAAGGAACTGCTCACGATTACCCGGATAACTACGATGTTCCAGACCGCCAATGCCATGGTGAATGATACCCTCAGGGCCTTTGAATTGGAAGATACACGACTGGCCCGGACGGCCTTCAAAATGGATGAAACACTGGATCAGATTAACAACAGTGCCAGTCATGTTATCTCCGATTGTATCCAGAAGTACCCCGACCAGATAAGGCACGCCCTTCACGTATTATCCATGATCAGGAAGCTGGAAAGGGTAGGGGATCAGACCAAAAACATGGCAGAGGAGATTATTTTTATGGTGGAAGCCAAGGTGTTAAAGCACGGAACCAAAAAAGAGTGA
- a CDS encoding response regulator transcription factor, which yields MSGTEVYKILLVDDEPDILEFISYNLNREGYTVFTASNGVEGLKKAREVMPHLIILDVMMPEMDGIEMCSEIRKIPELKKVMVAMLTARSEDYTQIAGFDAGADDYINKPIKPKVLLSRVKALLRRLEVNESGPVLEAGELKIDREKYTVARSGTLLVLPRKEFELLALLASKPGKVFTRDEILQRVWGDEVIVGDRTIDVHVRKVREKLGEDYIRTVKGVGYKFEF from the coding sequence ATGAGCGGTACAGAAGTTTATAAGATTTTGTTGGTGGATGATGAACCGGACATTCTGGAGTTCATTTCCTATAACCTGAACAGGGAGGGTTATACGGTCTTCACAGCGTCTAACGGAGTGGAAGGGCTGAAAAAGGCAAGAGAGGTAATGCCGCATCTGATCATTTTAGATGTTATGATGCCTGAAATGGATGGCATTGAAATGTGTTCGGAAATCCGCAAGATCCCGGAACTCAAAAAAGTAATGGTGGCAATGCTCACCGCGCGCAGCGAAGACTATACGCAGATTGCCGGTTTCGATGCTGGTGCCGACGACTATATCAATAAGCCGATCAAGCCTAAAGTGCTGCTAAGCAGGGTTAAAGCCTTGCTGCGGCGACTGGAAGTGAATGAATCAGGACCTGTACTGGAAGCGGGCGAATTGAAAATTGACAGGGAAAAGTATACCGTAGCAAGAAGCGGAACGTTGCTCGTGCTTCCCCGTAAGGAATTTGAATTACTGGCTTTGCTGGCGTCCAAGCCGGGTAAGGTATTCACCCGCGACGAAATTCTGCAAAGGGTCTGGGGCGATGAAGTGATAGTTGGAGACCGGACAATAGATGTACATGTTCGGAAAGTAAGGGAGAAACTGGGAGAGGATTATATCCGGACCGTGAAAGGAGTGGGGTATAAGTTTGAATTCTAA
- a CDS encoding phosphate ABC transporter ATP-binding protein, with the protein MFKIQSKDVHLHYGDFHALKGINIAIRPNTVTALIGPSGCGKSTYLRLFNRMNDLIENVKINGVVLVDEEDIYRKGANVDDLRKKVGMVFQKPNPFPKTIFENVAYGLRVNGLNDRKLLEERVEKSLRQAALWEEVKDKLKKSAFELSGGQQQRLCIARALAIEPSVVLMDEPASALDPISTAKIEELIYELKSKYTIVIVTHNMQQAGRVSDYTAFFYMGELIEYDETKTIFTNPEKIQTQNYITGRFG; encoded by the coding sequence ATGTTCAAGATACAATCCAAAGATGTACATCTCCATTATGGCGATTTTCACGCCCTGAAGGGAATCAATATTGCTATTCGCCCGAATACGGTTACAGCACTAATTGGTCCTTCCGGGTGCGGGAAGTCAACCTACCTTCGTCTGTTCAATCGCATGAACGATCTGATTGAAAATGTGAAGATAAATGGAGTAGTACTGGTAGACGAAGAGGATATATACCGAAAGGGAGCCAATGTAGACGATCTGAGGAAAAAGGTTGGAATGGTTTTTCAGAAACCGAATCCATTTCCTAAAACCATTTTTGAAAACGTAGCGTACGGCCTGCGTGTGAATGGATTGAATGACCGTAAGTTGCTGGAAGAGCGGGTTGAAAAATCATTACGGCAGGCGGCCTTGTGGGAGGAAGTGAAGGATAAGTTGAAAAAATCTGCATTCGAGTTATCCGGAGGTCAGCAGCAGCGCCTCTGTATCGCCCGTGCGCTGGCTATTGAGCCTTCGGTGGTGCTGATGGATGAACCGGCATCTGCACTTGACCCGATCTCAACCGCCAAAATCGAGGAACTTATTTATGAGCTGAAGTCTAAATACACCATTGTGATCGTCACACACAATATGCAGCAGGCAGGAAGAGTAAGCGATTATACGGCATTCTTCTACATGGGAGAGCTCATTGAATACGACGAAACAAAGACAATTTTTACGAACCCGGAAAAGATACAAACTCAGAACTACATAACCGGACGTTTCGGATAA
- the trmB gene encoding tRNA (guanosine(46)-N7)-methyltransferase TrmB, translating to MAHRKLEQFAELDSFPNAHYMPYRQAASDSFVLKGKWNSDFFKNLFPVVLELGCGKGEYTVDLAMQHPEKNFIGVDIKGNRIWRGAKTSLELGLNNAAFLRTRIDFIDKAFAVNEVSEIWITFPDPQKEKARKRLTHPLFLERYRKILRAGAVIHLKTDSALLYHYTLNVIKEQKAELLANTTDLYKLPEQYPEVCRVQTFYEKIYLARGTPITYVKFRL from the coding sequence ATGGCACATCGGAAACTGGAGCAATTCGCCGAGCTGGATTCCTTTCCTAATGCACATTATATGCCTTACAGACAGGCAGCATCAGACAGTTTTGTGCTGAAGGGAAAGTGGAATTCAGATTTTTTTAAAAACCTGTTCCCGGTGGTACTCGAACTGGGATGCGGCAAAGGAGAATATACCGTTGATCTGGCGATGCAACATCCGGAGAAGAACTTCATCGGCGTAGATATTAAAGGAAACAGAATATGGCGGGGTGCGAAAACTTCCCTGGAACTCGGATTGAATAATGCGGCGTTTCTGCGAACACGGATAGACTTTATTGACAAAGCCTTCGCTGTGAATGAAGTTTCAGAAATATGGATCACATTCCCGGATCCGCAGAAAGAAAAGGCAAGAAAACGCCTGACGCACCCCTTATTCCTCGAACGGTACAGAAAAATTCTCCGGGCCGGCGCAGTGATTCATCTGAAAACAGATTCTGCCTTGCTGTATCATTACACCCTGAATGTGATTAAGGAACAAAAGGCAGAATTGCTGGCGAACACAACAGACCTTTATAAATTGCCGGAACAGTATCCGGAGGTATGCAGGGTGCAGACCTTCTATGAAAAAATATATCTTGCAAGGGGAACTCCGATTACTTACGTGAAGTTCCGATTATAG
- a CDS encoding DUF47 domain-containing protein: MAHLLSFLLPRDRKFFPLFEKASGNLLAISKVLVEMINTADLEKRRALIKEIERLEHVGDGVTHEIFNELSANFITPFDREDIHTLVSSLDDIVDYIHGSAKRIELYKIESFSPAMVKLSELIQQGAEQLHLAVTELRNLKNIARIREACVKINSMENHADDIFDMSIAQLFEDEKDAVKIIKLKEVLSALETATDKCEDAANVLESIIVKHA; this comes from the coding sequence ATGGCACATCTGCTCTCCTTTCTGCTCCCCCGGGACCGGAAATTCTTCCCCCTCTTCGAAAAAGCCAGCGGCAACCTGCTTGCCATTTCCAAAGTACTTGTGGAAATGATCAACACTGCTGACCTGGAGAAACGACGGGCACTTATCAAAGAAATTGAACGCCTGGAACATGTCGGTGATGGGGTAACGCATGAGATATTTAATGAGCTTTCTGCCAACTTCATTACACCTTTTGACCGCGAGGATATTCATACCCTTGTGAGCTCCCTCGACGATATTGTGGACTATATCCATGGCTCCGCAAAAAGAATCGAACTATATAAAATCGAATCATTTTCCCCGGCTATGGTCAAACTCTCAGAACTGATCCAGCAAGGAGCGGAACAGCTGCATTTGGCAGTCACCGAACTGAGAAACCTGAAGAACATCGCACGCATCCGGGAAGCATGTGTCAAGATCAACAGCATGGAAAACCATGCAGACGATATCTTTGATATGTCTATTGCTCAGCTTTTTGAGGATGAAAAGGACGCGGTGAAGATCATCAAGCTGAAGGAAGTCCTCTCAGCCCTCGAAACGGCAACGGATAAGTGTGAGGACGCGGCGAATGTGCTCGAGTCAATTATCGTGAAGCACGCGTAA
- the pstA gene encoding phosphate ABC transporter permease PstA produces MRSGVNHTKRKKQTQFAVFWLFRLISILVVCILFLILYFIFSRGMNVISWEFITSQPEDGMTKGGILPAIVGTFYLVLGSVLFAFPVGVLSGIYVNEYAKEGWVKKFIKQMTNNLAGIPSIVFGLFGMSLFVNRLGFQASILAGSLTLGLLALPIVIRTTEEALKAVDSSFRHASYAMGATKIYTIRKVILPIAFPNIITGLILSVSRVSGETAPILFTCAAYFLPKLPESIFDMVMALPYHLYVISTSGTNIEESRPMAYGTAVILVLIVLIANLSAHALRVYFGKKVKMK; encoded by the coding sequence GTGAGAAGCGGAGTCAATCATACAAAAAGAAAAAAGCAGACACAGTTCGCAGTGTTCTGGCTGTTCCGGCTTATCAGCATTTTAGTGGTTTGCATCCTTTTCCTGATTCTGTATTTCATTTTTTCACGTGGGATGAACGTTATTTCATGGGAATTTATTACGAGCCAGCCGGAAGACGGTATGACGAAGGGCGGAATTTTGCCGGCGATCGTGGGTACGTTTTATCTTGTGCTTGGTAGCGTTCTCTTTGCGTTCCCGGTTGGGGTCTTATCCGGTATTTATGTTAATGAATATGCGAAGGAGGGATGGGTGAAGAAGTTCATCAAACAAATGACAAATAATCTGGCAGGAATCCCTTCCATTGTTTTCGGACTGTTTGGTATGTCTTTATTCGTGAACCGGCTCGGGTTTCAGGCATCCATACTTGCGGGCTCCCTTACGCTTGGCCTGCTGGCGCTGCCAATTGTGATCCGTACAACGGAAGAGGCACTCAAAGCGGTAGATAGCAGTTTCCGCCATGCTTCGTATGCAATGGGCGCTACAAAGATCTATACCATTCGGAAAGTTATTCTCCCTATCGCATTCCCAAATATTATAACGGGATTGATTCTTTCCGTAAGCCGGGTTTCGGGAGAAACAGCTCCTATTCTTTTCACATGCGCGGCCTACTTTCTTCCCAAACTTCCTGAAAGTATTTTTGATATGGTAATGGCGCTGCCGTACCACCTCTATGTGATTTCGACCAGCGGCACAAATATCGAGGAGTCAAGGCCCATGGCATACGGAACAGCGGTGATACTGGTGCTTATTGTACTGATCGCCAATCTAAGTGCACATGCCCTGCGTGTTTATTTCGGAAAAAAAGTGAAAATGAAATAG
- a CDS encoding inorganic phosphate transporter, with protein sequence METLLIVIIVLALVFDYINGFHDAANSIATVVSTKVLTPFQAVLWAALFNFLAFFIFKDHGVANTIAKTAKEEFITLPVIISGLIAAISWNLLTWWYGIPSSSSHTLIGGFAGAAMAHGGFGAVHAEPVLKIASFIILAPLVGMIMAYIISIWFLNSFRKGVGVKIISLLLIVGTCWWVWSSLERKKDFNGGTALSISFPEKMKKEDLKKALTFRDVLGKEQSPVLKPALDSTGNADESGRHWVCRTNYMKKAGEQTVKPQLTDSVATRIAKLNERAEITESHRITSDSPDKERFDISHLKANFESYWLKVIFHGANFKWILIGFIIITMAVFTLFLSSLNTYHASAWFKRLQLVSSAAFSIGHGGNDAQKVMGIITAALIAGGEITSFDQMPTWVPLACYTAIGLGTMSGGWKIVKTMGTRITKVTPFEGVAAESAGALTLFLAENMKIPVSTTHTITGSIMGVGATKRLSAVRWGVTLNLVWAWILTIPVSAGLAALFYWISRLF encoded by the coding sequence ATGGAAACGCTGCTCATTGTCATCATTGTCCTGGCCCTGGTGTTTGATTACATCAATGGGTTCCATGATGCGGCCAATTCCATCGCCACCGTAGTATCCACAAAGGTTCTTACACCTTTCCAGGCGGTACTATGGGCAGCATTGTTCAATTTTCTTGCTTTCTTTATTTTTAAAGATCATGGCGTAGCCAACACGATCGCCAAAACAGCTAAGGAAGAATTCATTACACTCCCTGTTATCATCAGCGGGCTGATCGCGGCCATTTCCTGGAACCTGCTCACCTGGTGGTACGGCATACCTTCCAGTTCATCCCATACACTCATTGGCGGATTCGCTGGAGCGGCGATGGCACATGGTGGGTTTGGTGCGGTACACGCGGAACCGGTTCTTAAAATAGCCAGCTTCATTATTCTCGCACCCCTTGTCGGCATGATCATGGCCTATATTATTTCCATCTGGTTTCTTAACTCGTTCCGGAAGGGGGTGGGAGTAAAGATTATTTCTCTGCTTTTAATTGTGGGAACTTGCTGGTGGGTTTGGAGTTCGCTGGAACGAAAGAAGGATTTTAACGGTGGTACGGCTCTCAGCATCTCCTTTCCTGAGAAGATGAAAAAGGAGGACCTGAAAAAGGCCCTGACCTTCAGAGATGTTTTGGGAAAGGAGCAATCGCCGGTGCTGAAACCTGCTTTAGATTCAACCGGAAATGCTGACGAAAGCGGAAGACATTGGGTGTGCCGGACAAATTACATGAAAAAGGCAGGTGAACAGACGGTGAAACCCCAGTTGACAGACTCTGTTGCAACGCGGATTGCAAAGCTGAATGAGAGAGCGGAAATTACAGAGTCGCACCGGATTACCTCCGACTCGCCGGATAAAGAACGCTTTGATATTTCTCACCTAAAGGCGAATTTTGAAAGTTACTGGCTCAAAGTGATATTTCACGGTGCAAATTTCAAGTGGATACTGATTGGCTTCATTATTATTACGATGGCAGTTTTTACGCTCTTCCTCAGTTCGCTAAACACGTATCACGCTTCTGCATGGTTCAAGCGTCTTCAGCTGGTATCTTCTGCCGCGTTTTCGATAGGTCACGGGGGCAACGATGCGCAGAAAGTGATGGGAATTATTACTGCTGCACTCATTGCCGGAGGGGAGATTACCTCCTTTGACCAGATGCCGACCTGGGTACCGCTGGCCTGTTATACGGCCATTGGCCTGGGTACCATGAGCGGAGGATGGAAAATCGTTAAAACGATGGGTACCCGTATCACAAAAGTTACACCATTTGAAGGCGTGGCTGCGGAATCCGCCGGCGCACTCACCTTGTTTCTGGCAGAGAATATGAAAATACCCGTAAGTACAACCCATACAATTACAGGATCTATTATGGGCGTAGGTGCAACAAAGCGTTTATCTGCCGTCCGCTGGGGGGTTACCCTGAATCTGGTATGGGCGTGGATATTGACAATTCCCGTTTCGGCTGGCCTGGCCGCCTTATTTTATTGGATTTCCCGACTTTTTTAG
- a CDS encoding sensor histidine kinase, whose amino-acid sequence MDFFHILFILSTALLTAALILIGRRRAALRKQFDELSEARRSEVEQLKKLENYRKEFLGNVSHELKTPIFNIQGYILTLLEGGLEDPKVNQDYLRRAEKSVDRMISIVEDLQAISQLETGEMELEYEQFDIIPLIRDVLDAQELKARSKRITLTFRESDSKSVWVVADKFRIRQVIVNLVVNSVKYGKENGETRLRVYDAGNIVHVEVSDNGIGIAKEHLPRLFERFYRVDKSRSREMGGTGLGLSIVKHIIEAHGQTIQVMSTEGAGSVFTFTLKKPA is encoded by the coding sequence ATGGATTTTTTCCATATTCTGTTTATCCTCAGTACCGCATTATTGACTGCAGCACTTATTCTAATTGGCAGGCGAAGAGCTGCACTCAGGAAACAATTTGATGAACTCTCCGAGGCCAGGCGCTCAGAGGTGGAACAGCTGAAGAAACTGGAAAACTATCGTAAAGAATTTCTTGGAAATGTGTCTCATGAGCTCAAAACTCCCATCTTTAATATTCAGGGATATATACTGACCTTACTCGAAGGCGGTCTGGAAGATCCAAAGGTTAATCAGGATTATTTGCGGCGCGCGGAGAAGAGCGTAGACCGCATGATCAGCATCGTGGAAGATCTTCAGGCGATTTCACAGCTTGAAACCGGTGAGATGGAACTGGAGTATGAGCAGTTTGATATCATTCCACTGATACGGGATGTTTTGGATGCGCAGGAACTCAAAGCCCGAAGCAAAAGAATAACACTCACCTTCAGAGAGTCGGATTCAAAGTCTGTATGGGTTGTGGCGGATAAATTCAGGATCCGGCAAGTCATAGTCAACCTTGTGGTGAATTCCGTCAAATACGGAAAAGAAAACGGGGAAACCCGATTGAGGGTTTACGATGCCGGGAATATCGTTCATGTGGAAGTATCCGACAACGGAATTGGGATCGCAAAGGAACATCTGCCGCGCCTTTTTGAACGTTTCTACCGCGTTGACAAAAGCAGGTCAAGGGAAATGGGTGGCACCGGACTCGGTCTCTCCATTGTAAAACATATTATTGAAGCGCACGGACAAACAATCCAGGTTATGTCTACAGAAGGAGCCGGCTCAGTGTTCACCTTTACCCTGAAAAAGCCTGCATAG